GTGCGGGTGTTCGCCGACAACGACGTGGTGCACGTCGACGGCAAGGTCGATCCGGCCTCCGACATCGAGGTGATCGAGACCGAGTTGATCCTCGCCGACATGCAGACGCTGGAGAAGGCCGTCCCGCGGCTGGAGAAAGAGGCCCGCAACAACAAGGAGCGTAAGCCCGTGCACGAGGCGGCCGTCGCCGCGGAGGCGGTGCTGAACTCGGGCAAGACGCTCTTCGCGGCGGGTGTCGACACGTCCCTGCTGCGCGAGCTGAACCTGATGACCACCAAGCCGTTCCTGTACGTGTTCAACGCCGACGAGTCCGTGCTGACCGACGACGCGCGCAAGGCCGAGCTGTCCGCGATGGTCGCCCCCGCCGACGCGGTATTCCTGGACGCGAAGATCGAGGCCGAGCTGCAGGAGTTGGACGACGAGTCGGCCGCCGAACTGCTGGAGTCCATCGGCCAAACCGAGCGTGGGCTGGATGCGTTGGCGCGGGCCGGGTTTCACACCCTCAAACTGCAGACCTATCTCACAGCGGGGCCAAAAGAGGCGCGCGCGTGGGTGATTCACCAGGGGGATACCGCGCCCAAGGCCGCCGGGGTGATCCACACCGACTTCGAAAAGGGCTTCATCAAGGCCGAGATCGTCTCCTACGACGACCTGATCGCCGCGGGTTCGATGGCGGCGGCCAAGGCCGCCGGCAAGGTCCGCATGGAGGGCAAGGACTACGTCATGGCCGACGGTGATGTGGTGGAGTTCCGGTTCAACGTGTAGGCGAGTTCCAGTTCAACGCGAACAAGCATCGCGCAGAATCGAGATTCGGCGACACGGGTTTTCAGCAGCTGGTCTAATGATCGCCATGCCGCTGGTTGAACGTGCGCTTACCGCGCTGGCTCGCCAGCTCGGTGAACCAACCGGGTTCGCAGGCCGGGTTGTCGGACGGCTACTCAACCGTGGCAATCGGTCAATTGTCGTCGCTGCGGTCGCCGCCACGGGTTGCGGACCAGCGACCGAAGTCGCCGACATCGGATTTGGAGGAGGCGTCGGACTCGACATCTTGCTCGATTGCGACGGCACGGTTGTGCACGGCATCGAGATGTCGGAGACGATGCTCACTGAGGCAAAGCGCCGGTTCTCTGACCACATTGCTCGTGGGCGGTTACGTCTGTATTCCGGTCGGATGGAGAGCCTGCCTCTTGACGATTCCGCACTGGACGCGATCATCTCGACGAACACGATCTATTTCGTGCCGGACCTGGCCGCAGCACTGAGCGAGCTAGTTCGAGTGCTGCGACCGGGCGGGCGACTGGTACTCGGGGTTGGTGATCCGGATCAGATGTCCAAGATGCCCTTCACCCGCCATGGATTCCGGCTGCGCCCCATCGACGAACTTGTGCCGCTTATCCGCGAGGCGGGTTTCGGTCAGATTGAGGACAGGCGCGTCGGTCGGGGCCAACGCGCCTCCCATCTTCTGGTGTGCGAGTTGCCGGGCTGACGTGGCGACTCCCGAGTTCGCTGCAATGCCAACAAGGAGGAGGCACGATGCGCTGGCGGGGTGTGTGTCACGTCGAGTTCGCGGTGTTGGACTACGACGACTCGATCGCGTTCTACGACGCGCTGTTCGGCTGGCTCGGCTACAGCAGTTTCTCGTCGCTCAACATGGAATACCAGTCGACGTATTACATGACGCGTAATGTCAACCCGCACAGCTACATCGGCATCCAGCCCGCCCGCACCGGCGAAAAGTTGACGCATTCCGACCAGGCGGTCGGCATCAACCACATCGCGTTGTGGGCGCGCAGCAGGGCAGAGGTCGACCGCTTCCATCGTGAATTCTTGGTCGAACGCGCGATCCCCGTCACCGACGAGCCGAAGGACTACCCGCAGTACTGGCCCGGCTACTACGCGGTGTTCTTCGACGACCCGATCAATGGGATTCACTGGGAATTGGCCTGGCTGCCGAAAGTTCCCACGCCTCGCCAGCTTTGGGCGTTCTATCGCGCGATTCGTTCCTTCGCGAAGAGCCGGCCGGACCTGGCGAACACGGTTCCGGGCGTCACGTTGCAGGCCAGGAGAATCCTGCCGGCCCGATGACCGGGCGGCGGCGTCGAGTTCCGCGGTCGTTGTCGGAGGCGGCGGTTAGCATCCTTCGCGCACGACACCCACACCCACCATGGCCTGCAGGAGGATCGTATGAAGTTCGTATCGACCCGCATCATCACCGCCGACGTGAAGCGGCTGGTGGGTTTCTACGAGACGGTCACCCAGATTGCGGCCGTGTGGGGCAACGAGTTGTTCGCGGAGATTCCGACCCCGGCCGGCACGTTGGCCATCGGTAGCGACAAGACGGTGCCGCTGTTCGGGGCCGGATCCGCCGAGCCGGCAGCGAACCGGAGCGCCATTGTGGAATTCCTCGTCGAGGACGTGGACGCCGAATACGAGCGGCTCCGCCAGCATGTCACCGAGGTCGTGACGACGCCGACGACCATGCCGTGGGGCAACCGCGCGCTGCTGTTCCGGGATCCGGACGGAAACCTCGTCAACCTCTTCACTCCGGTCACCGATGAGGCGTGCGCCAAGTTCGGGCTCTGATCGCAGTCCACAAATCCGAACAACTACTTGCCCGGAGTCCGGTCCAGGGAAATCCTTGGGAGATGACGACTGTCAAGCGAACGGGAACGCGGCTGCGGCGGGCAACGAGCGCGCTGGTGGGCAGCGCGTGGGCGCTGTCGGTGCTGGGCCTGTCCGGCGGCCCGGGCGCGCAGGCGGCGCCGGCACCCACCGATCACTGGTGCCCGGGCGATCCATGGAATCCGGCCTGGGGCAACGTCTTGGACTGGGACTGGCATCGCTGCCACGACTGGCAACACCCGGGCGGCCCGACCGCCCCCTCGGGCTGGGGACCCTGGGGACCCCCGCCGGCGTGGGCACCGCCGCAGCCGCCTCAACCGGCGTGGGCGCCCGGGGCCCAACTGATGTGGAACCCGACCGACGCGGATTGGGGCCTATGGAACAACGGAATATGGACGCCCATCTGAGCGGGCACCGCGCCGAGCCCGTCCGAGGAGCTGGAACACCGGGTCGACGCGCTCGAGGAGCGCGAAAGAACCCTGGCCCAGCGGGAGTCTGAGCTCTAAAGCGCGAATTTCTGGCCGGCAGACGGGACCGGGTCGCCGATCAGCGCGACCAGATTGCCGACGAACGCGAGCGGGCGGCGGACGAACGAGAGCATCGCGCGGACGAACGCGAGGGAACGAGCGCAGAGCGCGAACGCACGCGATTGCAGCGCGCCCATGAAGGAGCGCAACGCGTAGAGGCGCGCGCGAAGCGGGAGCAGGCCGACGTGGACCGTGAGAGCGCCCAAAGCGAATGGGGCCGCGAGCCGGCCTGATGGGTGAGGCGACGAGCCAGTGGGTACTCCCGCGAAACGGGATCGCTTAAATGCGAGCAATTTGCCGCCAAAAATATACCCGTGTGTAATAAGTTTCCTCTAGCTGCGGCACAGGTCATTGTGGGTTTACCGAATGACGTGCGCCACAAATTTTGGTTTGCGATAAATGTTATTGCTAGCCTCGCTGCCCATGGTCGTTATTGCAACATTGATGTCGTTGATCAATCAGGTCTCCGGCACCCCGTATATTTCGGGCGGAGATTCTCCCGCCGGGACTGATTGTTCGGGACTCGCTTCGTGGATTGCGAATGCCGCAACCGATAGGCCAGTTTTTGGAGATCGATTTAATACCGGAAACGAAGAAGCCGCGCTGTTGGCGCGTGGGTTCCAATACGGGACGGCGCCCAACGCCTTGGTCATCGGCTGGAACGGTGGCCACACCGCGGTGACGCTGCCCGACGGAACGTCGGTGGCCAGCGGTGAGCGTGGCGGTGTGCACCTCGGCGGGCCAGGCGCCTACCAGGCGGGATTCACCCATCACATGTTTCTCCCGATGGAACTGGAGGACGGTGGTGCGCCGCCGCCCGACGCTTTGCCGCCTCCGCCGGAGGATCTGCCGCCCGCGCCGGAGGATTTGCCGCCTGCGCCGGACGCACCTCCGCCTGCGCCGGACGCGCCACCCCCGCCGCCGGAAGAGCCCGCCGTTTTAATCGATGCGCCGGCGCCGGCGATGGATGCACCACCGGAACTCTGATTGTTTTTATCCGGCGACGCGATAATTGCGGATTAATAACAAATGGGATGGGCGCCGCTAACCATTCTGTCGGTTCATTCGGACCGATTTGCGACACCCATCCCGCTGGGCCGCGGAAGAGTGAAATGACACCGGCGTCAGGCCGTTTGTGAGCTGCGACACTTTTCGCGGGAGTGGCGGATGTGCGTGCCGCGACGAAAGTTCACTAATGGTTTGTTTGTGACTCGTGAGGGCACTTTGCTGGGGCTCTCGCTGACCGGAAATCGCGCCCGGCGTCCCGCCGCGGCCTTGCCCGCCGCCGGATAAGCTGGCGCTGCCCGCGGTGCGGGCACATGGCAATCGGCGAACCGAGGTGGGGCCGCAATGATCTTCATCGTCGTCAAGTTCGAAACCAAGCCCGAGTGGACCGACCGGTGGCCCGAACTCGTCGCTGCGTTCACGGCAGCGACGCGTGCCGAGGAAGGCAACCTGTGGTTCGAGTGGTCGCGCAGTCTGGACAACCCGGCCGAGTACGTCCTGGTGGAGGCGTTCCGGGACGATGAGGCGGGCGGCGCCCACGTCAACAGCGATCACTTCAAGCGTGCCATGCAAGAACTTCCGCAGGCGCTGAAATCCACGCCCAAGATCATCAACCAGACTCTCGCGGCCACCGGCTGGTCCGAGATGGGCGAGATGGCGATCGGCTAACCGCCGGCCACCGCGATCTCGATCTCGTCGCCCAGCGCGTATCCCGGTGTGAGCGGCAGGCTGTCACCGCTCCAGAACGAACCGGGGTCGAACCAATTCGAGTACTTGTCCGTGGCCATCAAGCCCATTTCTTCGTAGGTGATGGCCACCGTTTCTGCGCAGTAGGCCGCCTCCAGACCGAGGCGCTGGCGCTCCTTGCGTCGCTGTGCCGACTCGCGAACCTTCTTGTCCACGAACGGGATTCCGCGTGCCCAGTCGTAGCGGTTTGGCAGGCGACCGCGCAGCCACCGGCCGGTCAGGCGCATGGTGGTCGGAAACGCGGTGCCGTCCATGCGGGCGATGACGCGCAGCAGCTTGCTCTCCTGCTCGCGGTTGGCCGGCGGAGTCAGCTGGCGCAGCCAGCACCGCTGGTGGTAGCGCTGAGTCCACTGCAAGACGGACTGCTGCAGATCGTTGAGCTGCACTCCACGGTGGTTCGTCCCCGTCCACAGATCGACGAGCTTGTCACCCAGTTCGGCGTGCCAGATCAGCGGCGGCAAATCGTCGATGGCCACCGTCATGCCGACGTGGTTCACCGGCGCGTTCGTCAGAGTCTGGATGGCACGGTCGGGTCCCGAGCCGCCGCGAAACAGCCAAAGATCGCCCGTGCGGGTTTCCTCGAGCGCTTGGTTCAAGGTGAGCATGTCCGTGTAAGCCCGTTCGCCGCTGCGGCTTTCGCCGATCTCGTCGTCATCTTGTTCCCGCCTGCGCGTCGCGGTGCCGTGCGTCGCGGGCACACCAGTCAATCACAACCAGCGCGCGACGACGGGGACTACGCATAGCCTGGTGTCATGCGCAATGTGTGGAAGTGGCTGGGACTGGCCGGTGCCGCCGGTGTGGTCGCCGGGGGCGTGCTGGTGGCTCGCGATCAGCGCAAGCGGCGGGCCTACACCGCCGACGAGGTCCGGGATCGGCTCCATCAGCGGTTGGCCGAATACGAAAGGGGAGGCCGTCAGTCCGGTCCGGGATCGGCCGAAGGCGCAGCGGCGAACAACCGATAACTGCCCGAAAAGCCCTTCAGCTCCACGTCGCGGCCGCCGTCGAACCGGATGCCGTCGGAGTCCGAAAGCGCGTCCCGCACCGGCTGACTCACCAGAATCTCACCACCGGCGGCTTGGGCCGCGACCCGCGCCGCCATAGCGACGTTGCGACCGAACAAATCATCCCCGCGGCGCACCGACCGGCCCATATGGATACCGATTCGCACGCGAATCTCCTCGTGCCGCTTGCGGTTTGCGTCTCTGCGCAACGCACTCTGCAGGTCGATGCCGCATCGCACCGCCTGTTCGGCTCGCGCGAAGGCGATCATGAATCCGTCGCCCTGACTCTTCACCACATGCCCGGACCGCCGCTGCACGAGATCCGAGACCAGCTTGTCGTGCGAACTGATCAGTTTGACCCAGGCTCGGTCACCGATCCGCTCGTTCAGCGCGGTGGATTCCTCGATGTCGGAGAACAGGATCACCACTCGGCCGTCCGGCGTGACCCGCGCAAGGTCGGGCCGTTCGACTTCGGCCCAATCCGCGAGGTCCTCGATCGAGCTGCGCACCGCCGCACCGAAGCCCTCCTTGCGCACCAGGTTGGCGGTGTTCCACACCGTCTTCACGGCCTCGCGGCCGCCCGACAGCAACCAACTGCGGGCGTCGTTTCGCTGGCGCAGATCGTCGAGCTCGCGCTGACTGCGCGCCAGCAGCTGCCACAGGACTACCAACCCGATCGCCTCGAGGGCAGCAAACCCGGCCAGAATGTAGACCGAGACATGTAGCGCGTCACCCATGCCGGTCATCCTTGCAAGGCTGCGGTTCGCCGAGGTTGTCGGCCCTGTGCGCAGTGTCTAGGGTTGAGTCCGCCGGCCGCGGGTAGAGATCTCAGGGGCGTCCCCTCAGGTGACTTTCGGGAGGAGCGGTTTTGGCCGACGGCGACGGTAATCCATCTGACCTGTTGGTGATCTTCGGGATCACCGGTGACTTGGCACGC
The sequence above is drawn from the Mycobacterium marseillense genome and encodes:
- the ychF gene encoding redox-regulated ATPase YchF; the encoded protein is MSLSLGIVGLPNVGKSTLFNALTRNNVVAANYPFATIEPNEGVVPLPDPRLDKLAELFDSEKIVPAPVTFVDIAGIVKGASEGAGLGNKFLANIRECDAICQVVRVFADNDVVHVDGKVDPASDIEVIETELILADMQTLEKAVPRLEKEARNNKERKPVHEAAVAAEAVLNSGKTLFAAGVDTSLLRELNLMTTKPFLYVFNADESVLTDDARKAELSAMVAPADAVFLDAKIEAELQELDDESAAELLESIGQTERGLDALARAGFHTLKLQTYLTAGPKEARAWVIHQGDTAPKAAGVIHTDFEKGFIKAEIVSYDDLIAAGSMAAAKAAGKVRMEGKDYVMADGDVVEFRFNV
- a CDS encoding class I SAM-dependent methyltransferase, whose product is MIAMPLVERALTALARQLGEPTGFAGRVVGRLLNRGNRSIVVAAVAATGCGPATEVADIGFGGGVGLDILLDCDGTVVHGIEMSETMLTEAKRRFSDHIARGRLRLYSGRMESLPLDDSALDAIISTNTIYFVPDLAAALSELVRVLRPGGRLVLGVGDPDQMSKMPFTRHGFRLRPIDELVPLIREAGFGQIEDRRVGRGQRASHLLVCELPG
- a CDS encoding VOC family protein, translated to MRWRGVCHVEFAVLDYDDSIAFYDALFGWLGYSSFSSLNMEYQSTYYMTRNVNPHSYIGIQPARTGEKLTHSDQAVGINHIALWARSRAEVDRFHREFLVERAIPVTDEPKDYPQYWPGYYAVFFDDPINGIHWELAWLPKVPTPRQLWAFYRAIRSFAKSRPDLANTVPGVTLQARRILPAR
- a CDS encoding VOC family protein, coding for MKFVSTRIITADVKRLVGFYETVTQIAAVWGNELFAEIPTPAGTLAIGSDKTVPLFGAGSAEPAANRSAIVEFLVEDVDAEYERLRQHVTEVVTTPTTMPWGNRALLFRDPDGNLVNLFTPVTDEACAKFGL
- a CDS encoding peptidoglycan endopeptidase codes for the protein MLLLASLPMVVIATLMSLINQVSGTPYISGGDSPAGTDCSGLASWIANAATDRPVFGDRFNTGNEEAALLARGFQYGTAPNALVIGWNGGHTAVTLPDGTSVASGERGGVHLGGPGAYQAGFTHHMFLPMELEDGGAPPPDALPPPPEDLPPAPEDLPPAPDAPPPAPDAPPPPPEEPAVLIDAPAPAMDAPPEL
- a CDS encoding putative quinol monooxygenase: MIFIVVKFETKPEWTDRWPELVAAFTAATRAEEGNLWFEWSRSLDNPAEYVLVEAFRDDEAGGAHVNSDHFKRAMQELPQALKSTPKIINQTLAATGWSEMGEMAIG
- a CDS encoding guanylate cyclase, which translates into the protein MLTLNQALEETRTGDLWLFRGGSGPDRAIQTLTNAPVNHVGMTVAIDDLPPLIWHAELGDKLVDLWTGTNHRGVQLNDLQQSVLQWTQRYHQRCWLRQLTPPANREQESKLLRVIARMDGTAFPTTMRLTGRWLRGRLPNRYDWARGIPFVDKKVRESAQRRKERQRLGLEAAYCAETVAITYEEMGLMATDKYSNWFDPGSFWSGDSLPLTPGYALGDEIEIAVAGG
- a CDS encoding adenylate/guanylate cyclase domain-containing protein; this translates as MTGMGDALHVSVYILAGFAALEAIGLVVLWQLLARSQRELDDLRQRNDARSWLLSGGREAVKTVWNTANLVRKEGFGAAVRSSIEDLADWAEVERPDLARVTPDGRVVILFSDIEESTALNERIGDRAWVKLISSHDKLVSDLVQRRSGHVVKSQGDGFMIAFARAEQAVRCGIDLQSALRRDANRKRHEEIRVRIGIHMGRSVRRGDDLFGRNVAMAARVAAQAAGGEILVSQPVRDALSDSDGIRFDGGRDVELKGFSGSYRLFAAAPSADPGPD